In Thermodesulfobacteriota bacterium, one DNA window encodes the following:
- a CDS encoding CaiB/BaiF CoA-transferase family protein, with the protein MAYALEGIKILDLSRLLPFNYCTLMLADLGAQVLKIEEPKIGDYMRWMPPKLKKESAVFLMANRNKKSMTLNLREEKGKEILRQLVKEYDVLFESFRPGVMKRLGVGYDDLKEINPRLVFCSSTGYGQDGPYKDRPGHDMNYISVAGILEATGRHTGAPVIPGIPIADMSIGIFSAFSILAGIIARDRTGKGQYIDVSMTDCMVSYNMMNIASLIASLRSHSSETLGITGETPCYNVFKTKDGKFISLGNIEDKFWINLLKLIGREDLKEYQFAMGEGQKKAMDDLQKVFLSKTREEWLGLFEGKDICYAPINNAEDMMADPHVKHREMLLEMEHPVEGKVTTVGFPFKFSETPGTIRTPSPTLGQHTEEILKSLGYKDQDIKGMIEKGVI; encoded by the coding sequence ATGGCTTATGCTTTAGAAGGAATAAAGATACTGGATCTGTCCAGGTTGCTGCCTTTTAATTACTGTACCTTAATGCTGGCTGATTTGGGAGCCCAGGTTCTTAAGATAGAAGAACCGAAAATAGGGGATTACATGAGATGGATGCCCCCTAAATTAAAGAAAGAAAGTGCAGTATTTTTAATGGCGAATCGTAACAAGAAAAGTATGACCTTGAACCTCAGAGAAGAAAAGGGAAAGGAGATACTTCGCCAGTTAGTCAAAGAATACGACGTCCTTTTTGAGAGTTTTAGGCCCGGGGTGATGAAGCGGTTGGGGGTGGGTTATGATGATTTGAAAGAGATAAACCCCAGACTCGTTTTTTGTTCATCTACAGGTTATGGTCAAGATGGCCCTTATAAGGATAGACCGGGGCATGATATGAACTATATCAGTGTGGCTGGTATCCTTGAAGCCACAGGCCGACACACAGGAGCACCGGTGATACCAGGGATACCCATTGCAGACATGAGTATAGGCATATTCTCTGCCTTTTCAATTTTAGCAGGTATCATTGCTAGGGATAGGACGGGCAAAGGGCAGTACATTGACGTATCAATGACCGACTGTATGGTATCTTATAATATGATGAATATTGCCAGTCTTATTGCAAGCCTACGGTCTCATAGTTCAGAGACGCTGGGTATTACGGGAGAGACCCCCTGCTACAACGTATTTAAGACAAAGGATGGGAAGTTCATCTCTCTGGGCAATATCGAGGACAAATTCTGGATTAACCTTTTGAAACTGATCGGTCGAGAAGATCTAAAAGAATACCAGTTTGCTATGGGAGAAGGTCAGAAAAAAGCCATGGATGACTTACAGAAGGTCTTTCTCTCGAAGACCAGGGAGGAATGGCTAGGACTCTTTGAAGGGAAGGATATATGTTATGCCCCTATAAATAATGCAGAAGATATGATGGCGGACCCCCACGTTAAACATAGAGAAATGTTGCTAGAGATGGAACATCCTGTAGAAGGCAAGGTAACGACGGTGGGTTTCCCATTTAAATTCTCTGAAACACCAGGAACGATAAGAACACCATCTCCGACATTAGGTCAGCATACAGAGGAAATTCTAAAGAGTTTGGGCTATAAAGACCAGGATATAAAAGGGATGATAGAAAAAGGGGTTATCTAG